One part of the Cytophagia bacterium CHB2 genome encodes these proteins:
- a CDS encoding thioredoxin family protein: protein MKIQVFGPGCMNCKTLEQRARRAAEELGVMAEFEKVTEIDAMIEAGIVRTPGLAIDGELMSQGRVNSVEEIKTMLQKFVVTAR, encoded by the coding sequence ATGAAAATCCAAGTTTTTGGTCCGGGTTGCATGAACTGCAAAACCCTCGAACAACGCGCACGCCGTGCGGCTGAGGAGTTGGGCGTGATGGCGGAATTTGAGAAAGTCACGGAGATCGACGCCATGATCGAGGCCGGCATCGTGCGCACGCCGGGCCTGGCGATTGACGGTGAGTTGATGAGCCAGGGACGCGTCAACAGCGTCGAGGAAATCAAAACCATGCTGCAAAAATTTGTTGTGACGGCGAGGTAA